In Aridibaculum aurantiacum, the following proteins share a genomic window:
- a CDS encoding RagB/SusD family nutrient uptake outer membrane protein, with protein sequence MKKVTSIKYLIGLVIPVMFATGCKKEFLEKPPTSAIVDAGFYQTDAQVMAGTASLYNRVWFDYNDKAYYNLGDFRAGTAFSAWNDRGNVLFNTTGDNGENGAAWRAFFNVVAQSNLTINNINKYAGAGVSPSVKATAIAEARFMRAVAYRFLVSNWGEVPVIENNLELLTDTSLRKHTVPSIWRFITREMRAVAENLPTTASQPGRITRWSAEGMLARFYLTRAGVEATGPTGRKQEFLDSAKYYAQRVITNSGAQLLPNYENLFKFPYDNNRESLFELQWVFAPGSWGFQNTAPAYLNYGPDIANGDGWGGDKGATWWMFKQYEGFTASGDTMLRGRTLDQRLKATYMLPGAHYPEITQTLNGVDQRLIFPYVAGDVNFASIKKYVVGKAEDVGGEAASQNYPNNTYMLRLAEMYLIYAEAVLGNSASTTDATALEYFNKVHTRAGLPAETDPLTFDMIFRERILEFAMEGMAWYDFVSLHYYNPQKAYSILNEQDRGYYNITPDAFPNPTMWTIKKTTWHTTERQINANAGNFRLPIPNVELSQAPNLNKPAVDYP encoded by the coding sequence ATGAAGAAAGTAACTTCTATAAAATATTTGATTGGATTAGTTATTCCGGTCATGTTCGCTACAGGATGTAAAAAGGAGTTTTTAGAGAAACCTCCAACATCCGCCATTGTTGATGCCGGCTTCTATCAAACCGATGCGCAAGTAATGGCTGGTACAGCATCGCTCTACAACAGGGTATGGTTTGATTACAACGACAAAGCCTATTATAACCTTGGTGACTTCAGGGCGGGTACAGCCTTCTCTGCATGGAACGACAGGGGAAACGTCCTCTTCAATACTACAGGTGATAATGGTGAGAATGGTGCAGCATGGCGTGCATTCTTTAACGTGGTGGCGCAGTCAAATCTTACCATCAACAACATTAACAAGTATGCAGGTGCAGGTGTATCGCCAAGCGTAAAAGCAACGGCTATTGCTGAAGCAAGATTTATGCGTGCTGTAGCTTATCGTTTCCTGGTGAGCAACTGGGGCGAGGTTCCTGTAATTGAGAACAACCTTGAACTGCTTACTGATACTTCACTTCGTAAGCATACTGTTCCTAGCATCTGGCGTTTCATTACCCGTGAAATGCGTGCAGTAGCAGAAAATCTACCTACCACAGCTTCACAGCCTGGCCGCATTACGCGCTGGTCTGCAGAAGGTATGCTGGCCCGTTTTTACCTTACAAGAGCAGGTGTTGAAGCAACTGGTCCTACCGGTAGAAAGCAAGAATTTCTTGATAGTGCAAAATATTATGCACAGCGTGTGATCACCAACAGCGGTGCGCAACTGCTGCCTAATTACGAGAACCTTTTCAAGTTTCCTTACGACAACAACAGGGAAAGTTTGTTTGAGCTGCAGTGGGTATTTGCACCAGGTAGCTGGGGTTTCCAAAATACAGCTCCTGCTTATTTAAACTATGGTCCTGACATTGCCAATGGCGATGGCTGGGGAGGTGATAAAGGAGCAACCTGGTGGATGTTCAAGCAGTACGAAGGATTTACAGCTTCTGGTGATACCATGCTAAGAGGCCGTACACTTGATCAACGCCTGAAAGCTACTTACATGCTGCCTGGCGCTCACTATCCTGAGATAACACAAACATTGAATGGAGTTGACCAGCGTTTGATCTTCCCATATGTAGCCGGTGATGTGAATTTTGCCAGCATCAAAAAATATGTGGTAGGTAAAGCAGAAGATGTAGGAGGAGAAGCCGCTTCACAGAACTATCCTAACAACACATACATGTTGCGTCTTGCAGAAATGTACCTGATCTATGCAGAAGCAGTTTTGGGTAACAGTGCTTCAACTACAGATGCAACAGCATTAGAGTATTTCAATAAAGTGCATACAAGGGCAGGACTTCCTGCTGAAACAGATCCATTGACATTCGATATGATCTTTAGAGAAAGGATATTGGAATTTGCAATGGAAGGTATGGCATGGTACGACTTCGTAAGCCTGCATTACTACAATCCACAGAAAGCTTATAGCATCCTGAACGAGCAGGATAGAGGATACTACAACATCACTCCTGATGCATTCCCTAATCCTACTATGTGGACCATCAAGAAAACTACCTGGCACACTACAGAAAGACAAATAAATGCTAACGCAGGTAACTTCCGTCTGCCTATTCCAAATGTGGAGCTGAGCCAGGCGCCTAATCTTAATAAGCCAGCTGTTGATTATCCATAA
- a CDS encoding glycan-binding surface protein: MKKIQQTILMLIMAVAVIGTYTSCKKEQLPNGGEPRIKYVRVTNPASADSLLVGAGQGSLIAIVGENLQDAVEIWFNDQRATLNPTYITSTTILVNVPQPIPTSINNKMKIIFSNGKQLLHDFEVQISKPVVSSMVSEYVNEGDIAVIHGNYFYEPLSVHFTGGVTGTLVSVTDRIIEVRVPAGAQPGQITVKTNFGETKSDFWFRDNRNMVITSDPYEGWWNSSYVVSNPGPNDPPKINGNYIRVKKMLGAWSWNEIAGGPASAMPNHSKNIPDAAIIKPEDYNLKFEINTMKPYNNSWIRINVGLQQEDNNNYLWKPPYDSKGKWNTVIIPFEDIVASYAVRPTVNPNGYWTRLLIQGPGDLDADISFDNFRVVPKVIR, encoded by the coding sequence ATGAAAAAAATACAACAAACGATACTGATGCTTATAATGGCAGTGGCTGTTATAGGTACTTATACATCGTGTAAAAAGGAACAACTTCCTAATGGAGGTGAACCAAGAATAAAGTATGTACGTGTAACGAATCCTGCCTCTGCTGATTCATTACTTGTTGGTGCTGGCCAGGGAAGCTTAATTGCAATAGTAGGTGAGAACCTGCAGGATGCAGTAGAGATATGGTTCAACGATCAACGTGCTACTTTGAATCCGACCTACATTACCAGCACAACCATCCTGGTGAATGTACCGCAGCCGATCCCTACTTCTATCAACAACAAAATGAAGATCATATTCTCCAATGGCAAGCAGCTACTGCACGACTTTGAAGTGCAGATTAGTAAGCCGGTTGTGAGCAGCATGGTGAGCGAATATGTAAATGAGGGAGATATAGCTGTTATTCATGGTAACTATTTCTACGAGCCGCTTTCTGTTCATTTTACAGGTGGTGTTACAGGTACATTGGTATCTGTAACTGACAGGATAATTGAAGTGCGTGTTCCTGCAGGTGCTCAGCCTGGACAGATAACTGTTAAGACGAATTTTGGTGAAACAAAATCAGACTTCTGGTTCAGGGATAACAGGAATATGGTCATCACAAGCGATCCATACGAGGGCTGGTGGAACTCTTCTTATGTTGTTTCAAATCCTGGCCCTAACGATCCTCCAAAGATCAATGGCAACTATATAAGGGTAAAGAAAATGCTGGGCGCATGGAGCTGGAATGAGATAGCTGGTGGACCTGCATCGGCAATGCCTAACCACAGCAAGAATATCCCTGATGCTGCTATCATCAAGCCAGAAGATTACAACCTGAAGTTTGAGATCAATACCATGAAGCCTTACAACAACAGTTGGATAAGGATAAACGTAGGTCTGCAACAGGAAGACAATAACAACTACCTATGGAAGCCTCCATACGATTCAAAAGGTAAATGGAATACTGTTATCATTCCTTTCGAGGATATAGTAGCAAGCTATGCCGTAAGACCTACTGTAAATCCTAACGGTTACTGGACAAGATT
- a CDS encoding SusC/RagA family TonB-linked outer membrane protein, giving the protein MKNLLLRRVLMVFSCALLFLNTFAQNRTITGVVRDDKGNPLSGATVAVRDSRILTTTNAEGIFTLSVPANARTLVISYVGMQNREVAIESGTSAYTVALTPGTSNLTDVVVVGYGRANRANLTSAQTSVGAKEIERTVNTTIEQALQGRAAGVYITQNSGQPGGGISVNIRGVSSINGNTEPLYVIDGVQVQGSQVSFGAQSSANPLAGLNPNDIEDMQILQGPSATAIYGSRGTNGVILITTKRGKSGEARLNYQFQYNVQTPPRRLAVMNLPQYAQMVKDFRAIAGGAVRGELMDPSLLGPGTDWQGELFNNAAMSKHQLSLSGGANNTTYYVSGEYLKQEGIAVGSGFDRYGFRVNLETKPREWITLGTNLNFNQTKEQLTTSNENVISNALQLSPEIPVKNLNGSWGGGDITNPAHQYSPVNPIAIATLTTNNNTRRQFLGGLNLGLNLYKGLTFRTSFNTSVNYGNSTLYTPTYAIGWARNVTATLTNGTNQSTYWNFNQLLEYSRQFGKHNASIMVSHEAQESQWKNVMARRTGFLTNDIFDLDAGDATTASNSGGSGPWAMESYLGRLNYNYDNRYIFTGTIRRDGSINFGPENRWGTFPSLSAAWRISQENFFKIPFISEMKLRFETGLTGNQGSGNSAIYSPLSAGATPWGTGFLPSVYPNPKLQWEETRTDNVGVNIGMLNNRINVEFDYYIKNTDNLIMPAGLPWYMGTNGTGSVGAPTVNAGALQTKGWGLTINTTNVSNKNFRWESNLNLSSFKTVIKNLNSERAFFERTSWWLNNWTQRSAVGMEPWLFRGYVVEGVFQSVDEINNSAVPVDNNGNRYPTAASGGIWVGDYKFKDVNGDGKIDVADQTFIGNPWPKLFGGFTNTFSYKGFDLSVLITGTYGNDIYNYMASANSNPNNINLGRNLLTNALDYAKVNTDPSGKVYLANPGTRVARIIAGADVNGNYVRNTSLFVEDGSFIRLKNVSLSYNLPTSLISRQRYVRGVRATLGAQNLATLTRYTGFDPEVGAYVGRDASSANQAIGLDFGRYPLTPIYTFTLGVNF; this is encoded by the coding sequence ATGAAGAATCTTCTACTCCGAAGAGTGCTCATGGTCTTTTCATGTGCACTACTATTTCTCAACACTTTTGCTCAAAACAGGACTATCACAGGGGTTGTACGCGACGATAAAGGAAATCCTTTAAGTGGCGCTACCGTTGCTGTAAGGGATAGCCGTATTTTGACAACCACCAATGCGGAAGGCATTTTTACCTTAAGTGTGCCTGCCAATGCAAGAACCCTGGTTATATCTTATGTAGGTATGCAAAACAGGGAAGTTGCCATTGAAAGCGGAACGTCTGCCTATACTGTGGCATTAACGCCTGGTACCAGCAACCTGACTGATGTGGTGGTGGTAGGTTACGGCCGCGCCAACAGGGCAAACCTTACCTCTGCACAAACTTCAGTAGGGGCAAAGGAAATTGAGCGCACAGTAAATACCACTATCGAACAAGCTTTACAAGGTAGAGCTGCCGGTGTTTATATCACCCAGAATTCAGGTCAGCCTGGTGGTGGTATATCAGTGAACATTCGGGGTGTGAGTTCTATTAATGGTAATACTGAACCTCTGTATGTTATAGACGGAGTGCAGGTACAGGGGTCACAAGTATCTTTTGGTGCACAAAGTTCTGCTAACCCTTTAGCTGGTTTGAACCCAAATGATATAGAAGATATGCAGATACTGCAGGGGCCTTCTGCTACTGCTATCTATGGTTCACGTGGTACAAATGGTGTTATCCTGATCACTACCAAAAGAGGTAAGTCTGGTGAAGCACGTTTGAACTACCAGTTCCAATACAACGTGCAAACTCCTCCAAGAAGATTGGCTGTAATGAACCTGCCACAATACGCCCAGATGGTAAAAGATTTCAGGGCAATTGCAGGTGGTGCGGTAAGAGGAGAATTGATGGATCCTTCTTTACTTGGACCTGGAACTGACTGGCAGGGTGAGCTTTTCAATAATGCCGCTATGAGCAAGCACCAGCTTAGCTTAAGTGGTGGTGCCAACAATACTACTTACTATGTATCTGGCGAGTACCTGAAGCAAGAAGGTATAGCTGTAGGTTCTGGATTTGACAGGTATGGCTTCAGGGTGAACCTGGAGACAAAGCCAAGAGAGTGGATCACCTTGGGAACCAACCTGAACTTTAACCAGACTAAAGAGCAACTTACTACCAGTAATGAAAATGTTATCTCAAACGCTTTGCAGTTGAGCCCAGAGATCCCGGTGAAAAACCTGAATGGTTCGTGGGGTGGTGGTGATATAACCAATCCTGCTCACCAGTACAGCCCGGTAAACCCGATTGCTATAGCTACTTTAACTACCAATAACAACACCAGGAGGCAGTTCTTAGGTGGTCTTAACCTTGGACTGAACCTTTACAAAGGCCTTACTTTCAGAACCTCCTTTAACACCAGTGTGAACTATGGTAACTCTACCTTGTACACACCTACTTATGCTATAGGATGGGCAAGAAACGTAACTGCTACGCTTACCAATGGTACCAACCAAAGCACTTACTGGAACTTTAACCAGTTGCTGGAATACAGCAGACAGTTTGGTAAGCACAACGCCAGCATCATGGTGAGCCACGAAGCACAGGAGTCACAATGGAAAAATGTAATGGCAAGAAGAACAGGTTTTCTTACCAATGACATCTTTGACCTGGATGCAGGTGATGCAACAACAGCAAGCAACAGTGGTGGTTCTGGTCCGTGGGCTATGGAGTCATACCTTGGAAGGTTGAACTATAACTACGACAACCGCTACATTTTCACCGGTACTATCAGGAGAGATGGTTCTATCAACTTTGGTCCAGAAAATCGTTGGGGTACTTTCCCTTCACTTTCTGCAGCATGGAGAATAAGCCAGGAGAACTTCTTCAAGATCCCTTTCATCAGCGAAATGAAACTGAGATTTGAAACTGGTCTTACAGGTAACCAGGGTAGTGGTAACTCAGCCATCTATTCTCCGCTAAGTGCAGGTGCTACTCCATGGGGTACAGGTTTCCTTCCTTCAGTTTATCCTAATCCAAAGCTGCAGTGGGAAGAAACAAGAACAGATAACGTGGGTGTGAACATAGGTATGCTGAACAACAGGATCAACGTAGAGTTTGACTACTACATTAAAAACACTGACAACCTGATCATGCCTGCTGGTCTTCCATGGTATATGGGAACCAATGGTACTGGTTCTGTAGGTGCGCCAACAGTGAACGCAGGTGCACTTCAAACAAAAGGATGGGGCTTAACCATCAACACAACAAATGTTAGCAACAAGAACTTCAGGTGGGAAAGTAACCTGAACCTGTCAAGCTTTAAAACAGTCATCAAAAACCTGAACTCTGAAAGAGCATTCTTTGAGCGTACATCATGGTGGTTGAACAACTGGACACAGCGTTCTGCTGTAGGTATGGAGCCATGGTTGTTCCGTGGTTATGTGGTAGAAGGCGTTTTCCAATCTGTTGATGAAATAAACAATAGTGCTGTGCCGGTTGATAACAATGGCAACAGGTATCCAACAGCTGCTTCAGGCGGTATTTGGGTAGGCGATTATAAGTTTAAAGATGTGAATGGTGATGGTAAAATAGATGTAGCAGACCAAACCTTTATAGGTAATCCTTGGCCTAAATTGTTTGGCGGTTTCACCAATACATTTAGCTACAAAGGTTTTGACCTTAGTGTGCTGATCACAGGTACTTATGGAAATGATATCTATAACTACATGGCTTCAGCTAATTCAAATCCTAACAACATCAACCTTGGTAGAAACCTGCTAACTAACGCACTTGATTATGCTAAAGTAAATACGGATCCTTCCGGTAAAGTTTACCTGGCAAATCCTGGAACAAGAGTAGCGCGTATCATTGCTGGTGCCGATGTAAATGGTAACTATGTACGCAACACAAGTCTATTTGTAGAAGATGGTTCTTTCATCAGGCTTAAGAACGTTTCATTATCATACAACCTGCCTACATCGCTTATTTCAAGACAGCGTTATGTAAGAGGCGTAAGAGCTACATTAGGTGCTCAGAACCTTGCTACACTAACAAGATATACTGGTTTCGACCCTGAGGTGGGTGCATATGTGGGAAGAGATGCAAGTTCTGCCAACCAGGCTATTGGTCTAGACTTCGGTCGCTATCCGTTAACTCCGATTTACACCTTCACTTTAGGTGTTAACTTCTAA